The Peromyscus maniculatus bairdii isolate BWxNUB_F1_BW_parent chromosome 6, HU_Pman_BW_mat_3.1, whole genome shotgun sequence genome has a segment encoding these proteins:
- the Extl2 gene encoding exostosin-like 2 — protein sequence MRCCHICKLPGRVMGIRVLRFSLVVILVLLLVAGALTNLLPNIKEDKMLTLRREIKPQSTPALDSFTLIMQTYNRTDLLLRLLNHYQAVPNLHKVIVVWNNVGEKGPEELWNSLGPHPVPVVFKPQTANKMRNRLQVFPELETNAVLMVDDDTLISAQDLVFAFSIWQQFPDQIVGFVPRKHVSTSSGIYSYGGFELQTPGPGNGDQYSMVLIGASFFNSKYLDLFQRQPAAVHALIDETQNCDDIAMNFIVTKHTGKSSGIFVKPINMVNLEKETNGYSGMWHRAEHFLQRSYCINKLVNIYDGMPLKYSNIMISQFGFPYANHKSKM from the exons GTGTTGCCACATCTGCAAACTTCCTGGAAGAGTCATGGGGATTCGAGTGCTTCGTTTCTCCCTGGTGGTCATCCTTGTGTTGCTGCTCGTAGCTGGAGCTCTGACCAATTTGCTCCCCAACATCAAAGAAGACAAGATGCTCACCCTGCGCCGGGAAATCAAGCCCCAGAGCACGCCGGCCCTGGATTCTTTTACTCTCATTATGCAGACATACAACAGAACGGACCTCTTGCTAAGACTCTTGAACCATTACCAGGCAGTACCAAATCTGCACAAAGTGATCGTGGTGTGGAACAATGTGGGTGAGAAGGGGCCGGAGGAGTTATGGAATTCTCTCGGGCCTCACCCTGTCCCTGTCGTCTTCAAACCACAAACAGCGAACAAAATGAGAAATCGACTCCAGGTCTTCCCCGAACTGGAAACCAATG CGGTATTAATGGTAGATGATGACACTCTCATTAGTGCCCAAGAccttgtttttgctttctcaATTTGGCAG CAATTTCCTGATCAGATTGTAGGATTTGTACCTAGAAAACACGTCTCTACTTCGTCCGGTATCTATAGTTACGGAGGTTTTGAACTGCAGACACCGGGGCCCGGGAACGGTGACCAGTACTCCATGGTGCTCATCGGAGCCTCCTTCTTCAACAGTAAATACCTTGACCTCTTTCAGCGACAGCCTGCGGCCGTCCATGCGCTGATCGATGAGACACAAAACTGCGATGATATCGCTATGAATTTCATCGTCACCAAGCACACTGGCAAGTCTTCCGGGATATTTGTGAAACCTATAAACATGGTCAATTTGGAGAAAGAAACCAACGGCTATTCTGGAATGTGGCATCGGGCAGAGCACTTTCTGCAGAGATCTTACTGTATAAATAAGCTTGTTAATATCTACGATGGCATGCCCTTAAAATACTCCAACATTATGATTTCCCAGTTTGGTTTTCCATATGCCAACCACAAAAGTAAAATGTGA